The stretch of DNA TGATTTCCGACATCATCATACTGCCTATCTACCAAATAAACATTGTTGGTGTTTACCCAGTTGCCAAAAGCTGTAGAATCTAAATTACCGTTTGGATTGTCCCACAACCAAGTTACACCACTTGCTGAGGTTACTGATGAAAAAGGAACATTGCCAAAGTTAGCGGCTAACATTCCAGTAGCATTATTTAATAAAATGTGTGAACCACTTGGAGTGCATTCAAAGGAAATATCCCAATCGTACTTGGTGTTGGTTTTTACTACTTTATTGGTTTCACAATCGTAATAGACTTGATTAAGGTATGGAAAACCTATTTCAATAATCACTGTTTCCATATTACCAGGTTCAGGTATAGGCACAGGTGTTTCTTCCTTTAAGCAAGAGCTTAAAAATAAAGGTAGAAATAGTATAACTAAATAATTTTTCATTAAAAGTTAAAGTTTAAAGATACGAAATATGATCTTCCCCAAAGTACGTTTAATCGGGAGGCATCGCTCTGGTTAGAAACGCCAAAAACATCTCCTACCATAATTACATCGGTAACATTAAAAATGTTTTTTACTCCTGCAGTTAAGCCTAATTTTTTGTTTAAAAAGTATTTAGTAGAGCTTGCATCAAAGGTGCTGTAATCGCCAATGTAGCTTTCTTTTACTTCGTCGGTATCTGTTAAGTAAAAGTTCCTGATAAGCCCTGTGTATTTGTAATTTAAGTTAATGGATAAAGCCAAACTATCGAAGTTTAAACCAATACTCGAGTTTACATCGTTGCTGTAAAAGAATTTGTTGTTAAAATTATTGTTGTCAAACAAAGAGTTGTAGTTGCCATAATAATTGTATCCAACAGAAAAGTTCATTTTTTTATAATCGTATGTTAAATTTAATGAAGAACCTTGAGTGGTTAAAAAATCGATGTTGGTGTATGTCCAATCTACATCAGTAGTTTGAGCTAAGCTGATTAAATTGTTGATTTTTGAGTAATATATTTTTGGCGTTAGTTGAAAATGATGGTCATCAATTTTTTTAGTGTAGTTTACTGAAAAATTAAAATGGTCAGAATTTTCAGCAATTAAATCGGTGTTTCCCCATAAGTTTATGGTAGAGTTGTAATGAAATTCTAAATAAAGCTCTTTTAAATCGGGCGACCGAAAACCTTTGGCATAAGATGTTTTAAATTGTAAATTATCAGTTGCATTATAAAGCAAATTTAGTGAAGGAATTATAGGTGCTTGATAGCGAGTGTTATAGGCAAATCGTACAGCAGGTTTAACTACTATTTTTTTTATAGGTTTATAATCTAATGTTGCAAAAATGGCATAGTCACCTATTTGTTGATTGGTATTGGTTACACGCTGAGCGGAAATAAAATCTTGTTTTAGTTCTGTACCTACCGAATAATTAAATTTTGTTGAATCATTTAAATGAGAGAATACTGTCCTAAATAAATAATTGTTGAAAATAGTGGTGTCTTGGTCAGTTTTGCTATCGGTTATGAGTTGTTTTAAAGTGGTTAAATCTTTAAAATAAATGTTTCTTGTTCGTTTGTAGTAAGATTGTGAAGCAGTTAAATCAATATAATTAAAAGGAGATACTCTGCCAGTTAATAACACTTTGTTGGTGAGTCGATGTGTTTTGTAATAAGTATCAAAAGCAGTAATATAATAAGGAGCTCTTGGCTCTCCTCGGCTAGTCATCAATTCTGTAAAACCATCAAATATGTAGGTGAGTTTTAAGTGCTTAATTCGTCGATTAAACATAAAAGAACCAAAATATTGCTCTCTTGGTTTCCATGTTTTAAAGCGTGAAGTATCTGGGTTTGCAAAGCCTTCGAAGAAATTTCTACCACCACTAAATTTAAAATTATTGTCTTTTATTTTGAAGCCAACGTTTCCACTAAAATTAAACTGCCCTATGGTTTCGTAGTAGCTTTTTAAATGAACACTTACATTTTTTACCTGATTTTTTTTGGTGATAACATTTATCGTTCCACCTAACGCATTTGTGCCATAAGCAACCGAAGTTGGACCATCAATAATTTCAATTTTTTCTACTTCGTTTAAGTTGATTTGAGAAATATCAATGTTACCGTTAATTCTGCCTTCCACCGGAACTCCGTCAATCATAAATTTTACATGATTGCCCGATAAACCATTCAGGTTTATGGCAGTTTCGTTAACGTGGCCGTTGTTGGTTTTAAAATTTAATTCGCTGGTTAGTGCTTCTCGTAGGTTTGATGCACCTTTCGTAATAATTTTTTCTTCACTAATGGTTTTAACATCATAAACTGATTCTTTTAATACAACAGGAATAAAATTAGCTGTAACTACCATTTGGTTTAACCCAAAACTTGTTTGTTGGAGTTTAATGGTAGCTTGTTGGTTCGCTGAAAGGGAAAAGATAGTTTTTTCGTAGCCGATGTATGAAACTTCTACCAATGTACTGTCATTGTAGGGACTAATTGCTTCTCCGTTTTCGTCAGTTATGGTCCACTTAAAATTGTTTGTGGTTAAGTTGGTAAACTTAACGTGAGCCAGATAAATAGGCTCGTTGGTTTTAAAATCAATAAGTTTGATTGTTGAGTTTTGCCCAAAAACCAAACTTATTGAAAATAAAATAATAAATCCAAAACTCAATATATGGTAGTTGAGTTTCATCGTTTTTTTACTGTTTTATAAACTTTTGTGATAAATTGTAGCTTTCTGATTTAATATTAACCACATAAAAACCATTACTTAAATCACTTGTATTGATATTGAGTTGTTGTGTTCCGCTAGAAGCGTTTAATCGTTGTTGAGCAACCAACACACCATTAATGCTGTAAATATCAATGTCTAACAATTCTGACTTATTGCTATTCAGTAATAAAGTTAAGTTGTTTTTAACTGGGTTTGGATACAATGCAAAAGTTGCTTGAACATTTTCATCAGCAATACCAACATTGTTTAATAGTTCTTTGTAAAAGAATGTTTTTCCGTTGCCCATTCCACCAAAAGCGGTGAATTGAATTCTGTAAAAATTAGTACTATCGTTGTCGTAAACAAAGTAAGCTACCGAGTCGTAAACATTCCAAAAAGCTTGTGCTGAAATGTATCTTTTCCATTCTCTACCTATGTTAGAAATGTTTTGAGTAAAAGCTGTTTGAGGAGTTGTTGAAACTGCTGCGGTTGCAGAGTCAACTTCGTGAGCTTTGGCACTCCAAACATTTTTATTGCTAAACACACTGGTTACTGAAACGTAAGTTCCTGGAGGATTAACATAGTCGGTATGCTTTACAAAGGTTAAATCCCACGATGAATTTACAGGTTCTCTATCAATAGTTTGGTTATTAAGAATAGAGTGATAGATAAAATTTTTGTTAGGATAAGTTGATTTAGTTATTGTAATAATTTGTTCATTACTTCCATCAATGTTTGCATATTTAAACGCCCAAACACCAGATTTTAAGCTTAAAATCCACAATTTTCTGAAGGAATTATCGCTCAGTTTAATTAGATAAAGTGAATCTCCAAATGTCCAAAAGTTGTTGGTTGGATTTAATATTCCCCAGCCCATGTCAAAAGTTCCATTAGCCCCTCTGTAAAGGTTAAATGCACCATTTGTCCAAGTAGTATCGGTATTTAATAATCTTTGCCAACTGGCATAATTGGTAGTGTCAAAAGTGCTCCAAGCCGATGTGTCTCCTGGATATGCCCATAATGTAGATGTTGCTTCATTTAATAAAATAGCACTACCTGCGGCACCAGCTCCACTTGCTGAAAAAGCGATGTCCCAATTGTTGTTATCTATATTAGCTACTTCACCATTGTCTAAACTGTAAAATACTTGGTTGGGGTATAAAGCACCCATTGATGTTGAATCATAAACAGCTTGGGCTTTAATGCTGGAAGTAATGATTAAAGCTGCTAGAATTGTGTAAATTGTTTTCATGATTTAGTTTAATTATTTATGGTGCTAAGTTCGTTATATCATTTAAAACATATCGTGAGTTTTGTAAGGTATTTATATGATTTTTATCATAAAAAAGTGGAGGGAAATTTCCCTCCACTTACCTAAAATTAACTCACAACCAATAACCTATTAATAAATATCGTGAGTCGTGTTGTAAACATTGAATTTACCTGTTGGGTTTTGTACCCAATCACCTTTAATGATTTGTTTTAATTCTAATGTTTTGTCGTTGTAAATTAAGATACCACTTGTTTTACCCATGAAAACAGATATCCAGATTTCATCACCATTTTTGTTGTATTCCATGTGAACCATTCTACCATCAACACCTTCTGGCATAGTAATGGTTTTTTTGTGTTCTAATGTTTGAGTATCAAACACATCAACAGCTGAATGTAATGCAACATCAGGGTTTAATGTTCTATCAACCCATAAGTGTTTAGATTTAGGGTGAGATTTCACAAATAATGCACCACCACCGTTACCAGGAGCTTGTATTTCTTTCACTACTGTCCATTGACCTTCGCCAGCGTTAGTTTTGATGAATGATAACTTATTTTCTCCAAGGTGACTAGTTACCCAAAGGTTACCTAAATTGTTTTTGATGTTTGTTCCTCTACCAGGGTGAGGTTTAATACCAGTTTCAATAATTTTTACTAGCTTTTTGTTAGGAACATCAATTACAACAATTTTGTTACTTGCATTTGCAGCTACTAAGAAATACTTTCCTGAAGCATCCCATCCACCATCGTGTAAGAATCTAGCTGAAGGAATTTCAGTAATTTTTGGATTTTTAGGGTCAGTATAGTCTACAATATCAACCATACCTCTTTCTTTAATGTTACAAATCCAAACTGGGTCGGTATGAGACGCTACGATAGATGCAACACGTGCTTCGTCAATGTGTTCCATGTCACCATCACAAGCTTTACCAGCAGTACTAGTTACACTAATTGGCTCTAATGTTTGAGCATCGAAAATTGCAATGTGAGCAGGGCTGTAACCACCAAATACTAAATATTTGTCTTCGTATCCTTTGTATTTAGAAACCTCAACTGAACGAGCATCAAAAGCTCCTCTTACTTCTGCAACAATAGTTGGAGTTTCAGTATAAGTATCAATCATGGTAATTCTACCGTCTCTACCAACTGAATAAATGTAACGACCAGAAGCAGATGTTCTCAAAATGTGTACAGCAAAACCTGTTTTTAGTACAGCTAATTCTTCTTTAGTATCTCCATCAATAACCGCTACTTTACCAGCATCTCTCATGATAACACCAAAGTAGTTGTCGATGTTTCTTTTGTGCATTGGTTTTGTCGGTCTGTCAGCAACAGGAACAATAACTTTCCAAGTTTCTTTGATTTCTTTCATTCCAAAATCAGGAATTTTTGGTGGTTCAACTTGTAAGAAACGAGTCATTAACTCAATTTCTGCATCAGTCATAATTCCTTTCCATTCTGGCATACCACCTGGTGTACCATTTTCTATAAATGCTCTTAAACCAGCTGCACCTAAAACTGTTGTTCCTGGCGCTGGATTGCCTTCTGGTGCAATAGGTAATAAGTGTGGACCTGTTGCTCCTAGACGTGATGAGCCGTGACAACCAGCACATCTGTCAAAATAAATATCTGAAGCTTGTTGCATTTCAGCTTCTGTTAGTTGGATACCCTCCGTTTTTGTTTCAGCTGTAGCGTCATCTTTAGGTTTTTCGCCTCCACCACAACTATACATTACCATTGAACTTGCAATTGATAAGTAGATTAGATGTTTCTTTTTCATGTTAAATTTTTTTATAATTAATTGATTATTGATTGCTATATAAACACTGTTTAAATTTTATATAAAGATATGAGTGTCTTTTATTCGTAGAAATGATTCTACTCAATACAAAAAGTGGTTTTTGGAAGATAGTTATATGATATAAATCATATTACAAAACTAATAAATAATTAGACATCCAATGATATAGCTTAATACAAATAAAATAGAAACCAATTTCCAAACAATATGAGCATGCTTAACTTCAACAAATTGGAAGGCAACAGTGAAAAATTTTATTGTTGTTAAAGAAATTATAATAAAAAATACATTGCTGATGGTTGATTCTGCTAAAAAAAAACTTGCAAGAATTAACGTAACCATTAATACCCAACTTATGGTGTTCAGTTTTATTTCGTTGTTCATGTTATAAAAGATAAAGTAGTGGAAAAATTAATATCCAGATTAAATCGCACATGTGCCAATAAGTTGCAATACTCTCTACATCAAACATATTTTCAGCATTGTATTTTTGTTTTTTTAAGGCTAGCGTAAGATAGCTTAGTAAACCAACACCAAATAAGACATGTACAAAATGAAACCCCGTCATTAACCAATAAAAAGTAAAAAAGGTGTTGTATTCAAAGCCTATTCCCATATTTATTTTCTGGTAATATTCCATTCCTTTTAAAAGTAGAAAAAGTACGCCCAACACTAAACTTATTGTTGTAGCTAATGAAGTTTTTTTAAAATCGTTTATACGTAAATAGTGTACAGCATTGGCTATAAAATAACCGCTCGTAATTAATATAATGGTGTTTATTGTTCCAACTGTTTGGCTTAAAAATTCCTGACCAATTTTAAATTCTTCTAAAGCATCACTTTTATAGGAAAGGAATACCATAGATGCACCTAAAAATGTAAAAATTTCGAGAATAATTAAAAACCAAATAAGGATACCTCCAGGAGGGTAGTAGATTGATTTTTTTGATGATTCTAGCGTGTTTTCCAAAATATTAATGTGTTAAAATTTTCTTATAGAATTTTCCAAAAGCAAATGGTAAATCCTCAGGTTTTGCAAGGATGTTATAATTATTATGACCAAACATTTGCGGTAAATAATATTTGGCATGTGCCTCAATAGCTAACGAAAAAGAATGAATGTGCTTGTTTTCTAATTCGTTTAAAGCTTTTTTTACATCTTCAATACCGTACCTTCCTTCGTAAGTGTCATAATCGTTTGGCTTTCCGTCCGATAAAAGTATAATCCATTTTCTTGAGGTGTTTTCTTTTTCTAGTTGACTTCCTGCATGACGAAGTGCTGTGCCAATTCGGGTAAAATCTTCGGCTTCAATGGCACCAATTCTGTTGCGGGTTTTAAGCCAACTTTCGTTAAAGGTTTTAATACTTTTGTACGAGCAGTTGTTTCTTGTACGCGATGAAAAAGTGTCTATTTGAAAGTTGATGTTAAACTCATTCAACACCTCCCCAAAAAGTAAAACGGCTGTTTTTTCTACATCTAAAACTTTTTGGTTGTTGGTGTATCCATCTGCAGAAAGGCTGGTGTCCATTAAAATTAAAACCGATAAATCCTTTTTTCGTCTTCGTTTGGTGGCGTACACTTTTTCAGTTGGTGTTTTGTTCGACATAATATCGGTAAACGCATCCACAATCGCATCTAAATCTACATTTTCACCATCTACAACTCGGTCAACTTTTTCGGTTTCGTTATGTATTTGTGAAAATAATTTAAGTAGTTCTCGTTTCGTTTTTTCGTTTTCTTTTATTGTTTTTACTGCATAATTTGAAAATCGTTCATCTACTTTTTTGGGATAAACCTTGCAGAAGTTTGGTTTATAAACTCGGTTTTTATAGTCCCATTCGTTGTAATGTAAAAAGTAACCTTTGTCTAACTTGTTTTCTACTAATATATTCGATTTACTGTTTACAAACTCAGCTTTATATACCGAATGATTGGCTTCATCTGTTCTTACCGTATGTTTTAAGTTTAATTCTCTTATGGCTTCTTCATCATCGCTCAAGGTGTCATCACCGTCCATTTCTTTAAAAGTTCCGTTAAATTCAGATGCAGTATCTACTTTCTCAAAATTGTTGGTGGCCACATTGTCTTCCATTTGCTTTTTGTCAATAGCAATGGTTTCAACCTCGTCGCTTGGGTTAGCATTTAGTTCGGTTGTTATTTCTGGTTTTTCGATTTTGTCGTTTGTGTTGGGTGATGTGGTGTTGGCACTGAATATATGCTGATTAATTTTCATCCATCTGCCAAAAAGCCAAGTGTAGTCTGTTTCTTTTTGCTGTTGTGCGTAAAATTGCTCTAAATTCTTTTTTTGAGTTTCAAAAATAGATTTGGTGTTAGGGTACTCTATAAAAAGTTGTTCTAAAACTTTTTCAGAACAATCAAGTGCTTTTTGTTGCGATACCGAAGGTTTGTTTTCTTCGTTGTCTGCCCAGTTTAATTGTAGTTTTTGCTGTACGGATAAATACAAGACCCTAAACAAGTAAAAATTTACATTGTCTTCTAATTTTTCGTTAAAATTGATATTTGAGGGCAAGTAAAAACTTAATCCCGACCAACCACCTTCGCGTTCTGAAGTATACACTTCATTTTGAAAGCCACTTAAAGCTCGGGCTAAAATGGTTAGTCGGGGTTTTAAGGGTTCTAAATAGACAGTTCGTTGTTCAACTTCTTCATCAACCTTTACCGTAATTTTTTTGTAAAAATTATAAATGCGTTTAAATATGACCTGATCTATTTCCAATTTTACTTTTTTTCAATTATTAATTTATATACATCATCAAGGTTATCTTCATTGCTAAAATTAACACCTAAATCAATAACATGTCCTTCGCGAATGTTGTAAACCCAACCATGAATATGTACAACTTGTCCTTTTCGCCAAACTCGTTGTAATATCGAAGTTTTTGCTAAATCATAAACTTGCTCAACCACATTTAGTTCTACAAAACGGTCAAACCTTTTGTTCTCGTCTTCAATACTGTTTAGCTCTAGATGATGTAGTCTATATACATCTTTAATATGTCTTATCCAGTTATCAATAATACCAAAATATTGATTGCCCATTGCAGCTTTAATACCTCCACAACCATAATGACCGCAAACTATTACATGCTTTACTTTTAAAACATTAACAGCATAATCTAACACACTCAGCATGTTCATGTCGGTATGTATAACCATGTTGGCAATGTTACGGTGTACAAAAACCTCACCTGGTTTAGCTCCAATCAGTTCATTTGCTGGTACTCGGCTGTCGGCACAACCTATCCAAAGTACAGGTGGTTGCTGTCCTTCGGCTAAATCTAAAAAATAATTTTTATCTATAGCTAATTTTTCTTCAACCCATTTACGGTTGTTTTCAATGAGTTGTTTATAAAATGTATGTTCCATTTTTTTAAATTTTATTTATGAGAATCTTTAGCTTTAACTGTTTTAATACCTTTGGTAATAACTTTTATATTTTTTGTTTTTGAAGTAAAATCTCTAAATTCTTTAATGTTTTCAATAACATCATAAGCAATAAAGTATGATTTTTCACCATCAATAATTATTGTACTGTCTTTTGGTAATTCATCTAATGTACGTGAAATATTTGCTTTATTTATAAAAGTAGTTTCTTCTGATAAAGTTAGGGTATAAACAGTCTTCCCGTCAATTATCTCAGATTTTAAATTTGCTGGGTTAAGGTAGTTTCTTCTTAAAATATAAAAGAATGCGACAACCATACCAATACCAATTCCTTTTAAAAGGTCGGTAGTTATAATCGCAATAATGGTGACTAAAAAAGCAATAAACTGTAAGTTGCCCAATTTATACATTTGTATAAAAATTTGTGGTTTTGCCAATTTATAACCAACCATTAATAGTATGGCAGCCAATGAAGCTAATGGTATTAAATTTAAAAAATTAGGGATGATTAAAACAGAAAGTAATAAAATTACACCATGAAAAATTGCACCCATTTTTGTTTTACCTCCAGCACCAATGTTTGCTGAGCTTCTAACAATCACCTGAGTAATAGGTAGTCCACCAATTAAACCTGAAATTATATTGCCTATGCCCTGTGCTTTTAATTCTTGATTAGTAGAAGTTAACCTACGGTAAGGGTCTAATTTGTCGGTAGCTTCAACGCAAAGTAATGTTTCTAAACTGGCTACAATAGCTAAAGTAGCAGCAATAACATATACTTGAGGGTTGGCAAAGGTTGTAAAATCAGGAAATTTAAAAAAGCTCATAAATTCTTTAGGTGAATTTGCTATAGGCAATTCAACTAGGTGTTTTCCTGTCATTTCTAACCCTGTAGAGAAATGTAGGAACAAATAATTCATTAATATACCAGTTAAAACAACAAATAAGGCTCCTGGTACAAATTTGAAAAGTTCAAATTTTTTCATGAATTTCATGTCAAATAAAATTAATAGTAGAATTGAAATGCTACTTATAATAATTGCGCCAATACTGTTGTATTTAAAGGCATAGTAAAGCTCCGAAAATGTATTGTGTCCATCTTTTTGATTTAAATCGATATCTCCCATAAAATCGGCATCATAACCAAGAGCATGAGGTATTTCTTTTAATATTAATATTATCCCTATTGCGGTAAGCATTCCTTTTATTACTGAAGATGGGAAGTAATATCCAATAATACCAGCTTTTAAATATCCAGCTACTAATTGTAAAACTCCAGCCAATACTACGGCAAGCAAAAATGCTTCAAAACTACCTAGTGTTTTTATTGCAGATAGTACAATAACAACAAGACCTGCTGCAGGACCAGATACTCCCAACGCAGAACCACTAAACGAACCAACTACAATACCACCAATAACCCCAGCAATAATTCCAGAAAACATTAAATCCGATCTCCCTGTTGAAGCTAATGCTATTCCTAAACAAAGTGGAAGTGCCACCAAAAAGACCACCAAACCAGCAGGTAAGTCATTCTTTAGGTATGAAAACATACCCATTTTTTCTTTTTTAAACATAAGTCTAAATTAAATTGATAAATAAATTTTTTTAATACTCGAACGAGCAAAATTATTTACCCAAGTGGTGGAGGGGTTACAATGTCAATGAAAACTGAATTGAAATATGAGTTTAGATAGAAGGGTTTTAATGTACTTATTTCTATGAATTCAGGAAATTGTCGATAAATTTCATTACCATGCTGCTCCTCTTCTTCAGTTAAATTTAGCGTATTTGAATTGGATCTGTTTTTTGTTCTCGTTTCTTCTTCTTCAGCTAGTTCGGTTGAAACAATAAATTTTTTAACATTACAAATAGAAGTAAGTATAATACTTGATAATAAAATCGATGCTAATATGAGAGATATTACGACAATATTTTTCATTGCGCTAATTTAATGTTTTATGTCGTTTTTTTGTTTCAACTCTACTTTTTAAAAAGTTATATACTTAAACTTATTAAATCTTTTAAAGCGGTTAAAGTGTCTTCATCATCAGTTAATGGTTCAGCAATGGCTACATCGCACGATAAGCGCTGTGGTAAACCACTTTTAATTAATAGTGCAGCATCAACCAGTAGTCTAGTAGAAACGGTTTCGGCTAAACCAAGTTCTGTTAGGTTTCTTATTTTGCTACCTAATTTCACTAATTTTTTTGCTGTATCATCATCAATACCTGTTTCTTCTAAAAGAATTTCGGATTCTAATTTGTTGTCGGGATAATTAAAAGATAGTGATACAAATCGTTGGCGAGTTGAAGGTTTTAATTCTTTAAATCCCTTTTGATAACCAGGATTGTATGTTGCAATGAGCATGAAATTTTCATCGGCAGCTACTGTTTCGCCTGTTTTGTCAA from Flavobacteriales bacterium encodes:
- a CDS encoding TonB-dependent receptor, producing MKLNYHILSFGFIILFSISLVFGQNSTIKLIDFKTNEPIYLAHVKFTNLTTNNFKWTITDENGEAISPYNDSTLVEVSYIGYEKTIFSLSANQQATIKLQQTSFGLNQMVVTANFIPVVLKESVYDVKTISEEKIITKGASNLREALTSELNFKTNNGHVNETAINLNGLSGNHVKFMIDGVPVEGRINGNIDISQINLNEVEKIEIIDGPTSVAYGTNALGGTINVITKKNQVKNVSVHLKSYYETIGQFNFSGNVGFKIKDNNFKFSGGRNFFEGFANPDTSRFKTWKPREQYFGSFMFNRRIKHLKLTYIFDGFTELMTSRGEPRAPYYITAFDTYYKTHRLTNKVLLTGRVSPFNYIDLTASQSYYKRTRNIYFKDLTTLKQLITDSKTDQDTTIFNNYLFRTVFSHLNDSTKFNYSVGTELKQDFISAQRVTNTNQQIGDYAIFATLDYKPIKKIVVKPAVRFAYNTRYQAPIIPSLNLLYNATDNLQFKTSYAKGFRSPDLKELYLEFHYNSTINLWGNTDLIAENSDHFNFSVNYTKKIDDHHFQLTPKIYYSKINNLISLAQTTDVDWTYTNIDFLTTQGSSLNLTYDYKKMNFSVGYNYYGNYNSLFDNNNFNNKFFYSNDVNSSIGLNFDSLALSINLNYKYTGLIRNFYLTDTDEVKESYIGDYSTFDASSTKYFLNKKLGLTAGVKNIFNVTDVIMVGDVFGVSNQSDASRLNVLWGRSYFVSLNFNF
- a CDS encoding T9SS type A sorting domain-containing protein translates to MKTIYTILAALIITSSIKAQAVYDSTSMGALYPNQVFYSLDNGEVANIDNNNWDIAFSASGAGAAGSAILLNEATSTLWAYPGDTSAWSTFDTTNYASWQRLLNTDTTWTNGAFNLYRGANGTFDMGWGILNPTNNFWTFGDSLYLIKLSDNSFRKLWILSLKSGVWAFKYANIDGSNEQIITITKSTYPNKNFIYHSILNNQTIDREPVNSSWDLTFVKHTDYVNPPGTYVSVTSVFSNKNVWSAKAHEVDSATAAVSTTPQTAFTQNISNIGREWKRYISAQAFWNVYDSVAYFVYDNDSTNFYRIQFTAFGGMGNGKTFFYKELLNNVGIADENVQATFALYPNPVKNNLTLLLNSNKSELLDIDIYSINGVLVAQQRLNASSGTQQLNINTSDLSNGFYVVNIKSESYNLSQKFIKQ
- a CDS encoding c-type cytochrome encodes the protein MKKKHLIYLSIASSMVMYSCGGGEKPKDDATAETKTEGIQLTEAEMQQASDIYFDRCAGCHGSSRLGATGPHLLPIAPEGNPAPGTTVLGAAGLRAFIENGTPGGMPEWKGIMTDAEIELMTRFLQVEPPKIPDFGMKEIKETWKVIVPVADRPTKPMHKRNIDNYFGVIMRDAGKVAVIDGDTKEELAVLKTGFAVHILRTSASGRYIYSVGRDGRITMIDTYTETPTIVAEVRGAFDARSVEVSKYKGYEDKYLVFGGYSPAHIAIFDAQTLEPISVTSTAGKACDGDMEHIDEARVASIVASHTDPVWICNIKERGMVDIVDYTDPKNPKITEIPSARFLHDGGWDASGKYFLVAANASNKIVVIDVPNKKLVKIIETGIKPHPGRGTNIKNNLGNLWVTSHLGENKLSFIKTNAGEGQWTVVKEIQAPGNGGGALFVKSHPKSKHLWVDRTLNPDVALHSAVDVFDTQTLEHKKTITMPEGVDGRMVHMEYNKNGDEIWISVFMGKTSGILIYNDKTLELKQIIKGDWVQNPTGKFNVYNTTHDIY
- a CDS encoding cytochrome c oxidase subunit 3, coding for MENTLESSKKSIYYPPGGILIWFLIILEIFTFLGASMVFLSYKSDALEEFKIGQEFLSQTVGTINTIILITSGYFIANAVHYLRINDFKKTSLATTISLVLGVLFLLLKGMEYYQKINMGIGFEYNTFFTFYWLMTGFHFVHVLFGVGLLSYLTLALKKQKYNAENMFDVESIATYWHMCDLIWILIFPLLYLL
- a CDS encoding VWA domain-containing protein, which gives rise to MEIDQVIFKRIYNFYKKITVKVDEEVEQRTVYLEPLKPRLTILARALSGFQNEVYTSEREGGWSGLSFYLPSNINFNEKLEDNVNFYLFRVLYLSVQQKLQLNWADNEENKPSVSQQKALDCSEKVLEQLFIEYPNTKSIFETQKKNLEQFYAQQQKETDYTWLFGRWMKINQHIFSANTTSPNTNDKIEKPEITTELNANPSDEVETIAIDKKQMEDNVATNNFEKVDTASEFNGTFKEMDGDDTLSDDEEAIRELNLKHTVRTDEANHSVYKAEFVNSKSNILVENKLDKGYFLHYNEWDYKNRVYKPNFCKVYPKKVDERFSNYAVKTIKENEKTKRELLKLFSQIHNETEKVDRVVDGENVDLDAIVDAFTDIMSNKTPTEKVYATKRRRKKDLSVLILMDTSLSADGYTNNQKVLDVEKTAVLLFGEVLNEFNINFQIDTFSSRTRNNCSYKSIKTFNESWLKTRNRIGAIEAEDFTRIGTALRHAGSQLEKENTSRKWIILLSDGKPNDYDTYEGRYGIEDVKKALNELENKHIHSFSLAIEAHAKYYLPQMFGHNNYNILAKPEDLPFAFGKFYKKILTH
- the can gene encoding carbonate dehydratase, which codes for MEHTFYKQLIENNRKWVEEKLAIDKNYFLDLAEGQQPPVLWIGCADSRVPANELIGAKPGEVFVHRNIANMVIHTDMNMLSVLDYAVNVLKVKHVIVCGHYGCGGIKAAMGNQYFGIIDNWIRHIKDVYRLHHLELNSIEDENKRFDRFVELNVVEQVYDLAKTSILQRVWRKGQVVHIHGWVYNIREGHVIDLGVNFSNEDNLDDVYKLIIEKK
- a CDS encoding SulP family inorganic anion transporter, with protein sequence MGMFSYLKNDLPAGLVVFLVALPLCLGIALASTGRSDLMFSGIIAGVIGGIVVGSFSGSALGVSGPAAGLVVIVLSAIKTLGSFEAFLLAVVLAGVLQLVAGYLKAGIIGYYFPSSVIKGMLTAIGIILILKEIPHALGYDADFMGDIDLNQKDGHNTFSELYYAFKYNSIGAIIISSISILLLILFDMKFMKKFELFKFVPGALFVVLTGILMNYLFLHFSTGLEMTGKHLVELPIANSPKEFMSFFKFPDFTTFANPQVYVIAATLAIVASLETLLCVEATDKLDPYRRLTSTNQELKAQGIGNIISGLIGGLPITQVIVRSSANIGAGGKTKMGAIFHGVILLLSVLIIPNFLNLIPLASLAAILLMVGYKLAKPQIFIQMYKLGNLQFIAFLVTIIAIITTDLLKGIGIGMVVAFFYILRRNYLNPANLKSEIIDGKTVYTLTLSEETTFINKANISRTLDELPKDSTIIIDGEKSYFIAYDVIENIKEFRDFTSKTKNIKVITKGIKTVKAKDSHK
- a CDS encoding CbbQ/NirQ/NorQ/GpvN family protein; translation: MKNTFYKVIGKEQEIFEHSYKNKLPLLLKGPTGTGKSRFVEYMAEKLGKKLYTVACHEETSSTDLIGRYIIKGNETVWIDGPMTRAVKEGAFLYLDEIAEARPDIIVALHSLTDHRRTLFIDKTGETVAADENFMLIATYNPGYQKGFKELKPSTRQRFVSLSFNYPDNKLESEILLEETGIDDDTAKKLVKLGSKIRNLTELGLAETVSTRLLVDAALLIKSGLPQRLSCDVAIAEPLTDDEDTLTALKDLISLSI